Proteins found in one Melospiza georgiana isolate bMelGeo1 chromosome 1, bMelGeo1.pri, whole genome shotgun sequence genomic segment:
- the TOPBP1 gene encoding DNA topoisomerase 2-binding protein 1 isoform X1 produces MRSSKEPFLVKFIKSPGSSEYFSKALESIKEFQSEEHLQILEEKTVLNIKENDKSLYICDPFSGVGFSHLKKLGCRIVGPQVVLYCMQSQRCVPRAEHPVYNMTMADVTVSCTSLEKDVREEVHKYVQMMGGCVYRDLNVSVTHLIAGEVGSKKYLVAASLKKPILLPSWVKTLWDKSQQGMMRYTDVNMEDYACPVFLGCTICVTGLSSSDRKEVQRLTAEHGGQYTGQLKMNECTHLIVQEPKGQKYECAKKWNVHCVSVQWFSDSIKKGFCQDETMYKIEAGSKLSNAPSTSTPTNDTSKLPNHTFSDVSHISNIHLSGVNETACSSAMSSRLDPVSDELEDLDISSFQAAEDLLDGCRIYLCGFSGRKLDKMRRLINCGGGVRFNQLNEDVTHVIVGENNDELKHFLDKTAHRPHIVTAKWLLESFGKGYLCPVEHYIPLNYQLLENPILEQPGLKSVFPRKASLLKKDAVNIIKHQKTAEDDFLSQYADNYSALDEVEKLTSRTFSDVTNSTVQGENQPSFCNGSLAESSALAEGGLFFRKRFFLLGFSEEDESCLADIIKENAGEVLPLQSRIVADYAVVPLLGCTVKATVGDVVTNTWLITCVEQQALLDLQSNPLFTPVLVMEGATPLEDCVLSFSQFTGAERDSLAYLAELLGARVQEFFVRKASAKKGMFASTHLVVREPNGSKYEAAKKWNLPAVTVAWLLQSARTGKRADESKFLVENAEAEDTESFITQLSKTPATVKSPNFEQPIHILEAGKKGPVTPLDINRFQSKAFQAVISHHTGKTTPVAQGGPLQKEPSLNLDTPSKFLSEDKIFKPSFDVKDALEALRTPRGFEQRNRKLSTPLSEVIGRNLKVALASSTTHAAALTASPQLAAAQPEVEEEPKPLAGAVIYVSKKLSKRQRELNAVAASLGADYRWCFDETVTHFIYKGGQNDNNKEYKSVKERGIHIVSEHWLLESAQECKRLPESLFPHTYNPKMSLDISAAQDIRLSSSSFLSTGKPAEENEIIPEDEDDVTTDQIKETVTVGEEQIVASESKGVLTQALEMRENFQKQLQELMSATSLVKPQGQRGSLSRSSFDGSPATPDSARSVRNGRSRVLEALRQSRQALADVNTEPSQSEQIIWDDPTAREERARLVSNLQWPNSPSQYLEQGQSNTNKNMDESALKGSVPDAEMAGIDVPEAGHGDVTERLKNPICRDPETPVKDNLIPTPQAPSIAFPLANPPVAPEPKEKVVTEDKKVDEKTEKLRKFQLSSLNPQERIDYCHLIEKLGGIVLEKQYFDASCTHIVVGHPLRNEKFLASMAAGKWVLHRSYLEACRGAGCFVQEEDYEWGSNSILNVLSGINVNQKKLAVAAMRWRKKIHKGKQETGVVEGAFSGWKVILNVDQTKEAGFRRLLQSGGAKVFSGHSASLFKEATHLFADFSKLKPDDSRVDVAEAAAQGVNCLKPEYIADYLIQDPPPPMESYCLPEAESYLQNNSDLGIGSSQKRKALGEMSRVKRSRIH; encoded by the exons CTTGGCTGTAGGATTGTGGGACCACAGGTAGTTCTGTACTGCATGCAGTCGCAGCGGTGTGTCCCGAGAGCCGAGCATCCCGTGTACAACATGACCATGGCCGATGTCACAGTGTCCTGTACCAGCCTGGAGAAGGACGTGAGG GAAGAAGTTCATAAATATGTGCAAATGATGGGTGGATGTGTATACAGAGATCTCAACGTGTCAGTAACTCATCTTATAGCTGGAGAAGTTGGCAGCAAGAAATACTTGGTAGCTGCTTCCCTGAAGAAACCTATTTTGCTTCCCTCTTGGGTTAAGACTTTGTGGGATAAGTCTCAGCAAGG CATGATGAGGTACACTGATGTTAACATGGAAGACTATGCCTGTCCTGTGTTCCTTGGCTGCACGATTTGTGTCACTGGCTTAAGCAGCTCCGACAGGAAAGAAGTGCAGCGCCTCACTGCTGAGCACGGCGGGCAGTACACGGGGCAGCTCAAGATGAATGAATGCACTCACCTCATAGTGCAAGAGCCAAAAG GTCAGAAGTATGAATGTGCCAAAAAGTGGAATGTgcactgtgtgtctgtgcagtgGTTTTCTGACAGCATCAAGAAAGGCTTCTGTCAGGATGAGACAATGTATAAAATAGAGGCTGGATCAAAACTGAGTAATGCACCCAGTACATCAACACCTACAAATGACACCAGCAAGCTTCCCA atcaCACCTTTTCAGATgtcagccacatttccaatatCCATTTGAGTGGTGTTAATGAAACTGCATGTAGTTCAGCTATGAGCAGCAGACTGGATCCTGTTTCTGATGAGCTGGAAGACCTGGACATAAGTTCTTTTCAAGCTGCTGAAGATTTGCTAGATGGGTGTCGA ATCTATCTCTGCGGCTTCAGTGGCAGGAAGTTGGACAAGATGAGAAGGCTTATTAATTGCGGTGGTGGTGTTCGATTTAATCAACTTAATGAAGATGTTACTCATGTCATTGTGGGGGAAAATAATGATGAGCTGAAACACTTTTTGGACAAGACAGCTCACAG gcCTCATATAGTGACAGCAAAGTGGTTGCTGGAGTCATTTGGCAAAGGTTATCTGTGTCCAGTGGAGCACTATATCCCTCTAAACTACCAGCTGTTAGAGAATCCAATTTTAGAACAACCTGGACTGAAGTCAGTTTTTCCCAGAAAAGCCAGTCTCTTGAAGAAAGATGCTGTGAACATTATAAAACACCAGAAAACTGCTGAAGATGACTTCCTCTCTCAATATGCAGATAACTATTCTGCACTAG ATGAAGTTGAAAAACTAACATCCAGAACCTTCAGTGATGTTACTAACTCGACTGTCCAAGGAGAGAATCAGCCTTCTTTCTGTAATGGGTCTTTGGCAGAGTCTTCTGCACTGGCTGAAGGAGGCTTATTTTTCAGGAAGAGATTTTTTCTTCTGGGTTTTAGTGAAGAGGACGAATCCTGCCTTGCAGATATTATTAAGGAAAATGCTGGAGAAGTTCTGCCACTGCAAAGCAGAATTGTTGCAGACTATGCTGTGGTACCTTTGTTAGGGTGCACTGTGAAGGCAACTGTTGGTGATGTTGTCACAAATACATGGCTG ATAACGTGCGTGGAACAGCAGGCCCTTTTAGATCTCCAATCCAATCCACTTTTCACACCAGTCCTGGTAATGGAAGGAGCTACCCCTCTGGAAGATTGTGTTCTTTCTTTCAGCCAGTTCACGGGTGCAGAGAGAGACTCCCTTGCTTATCTGGCAGAACTGCTGGGAGCCAG AGTCCAAGAATTCTTTGTGCGGAAAGCCAGTGCGAAAAAAGGAATGTTTGCCAGCACCCATCTTGTGGTGAGAGAACCAAATGGCTCCAAGTATGAAGCTGCGAAGAAGTGGAATTTGCCAGCAGTCACTGTAGCTTGGCTTTTGCAGTCTGCAAGGACAGGAAAGAGGGCAGATGAAAGCAAGTTCTTGGTTGAAAATGCAGAGGCTGAAG acACAGAGAGTTTCATTACTCAGCTTAGCAAGACACCAGCGACTGTAAAATCTCCTAATTTTGAACAGCCTATTCATATTCTTGAAGCTGGAAAAAAAGGACCTGTGACCCCCCTTGATATCAACAGGTTTCAGAGTAAAGCTTTCCAAGCTGTAATCTCTCATCATACTGGGAAGACAACTCCTGTTGCACAAGGGGGACCACTTCAGAAAGAACCATCTTTAAATCTTGACACACCATCAAAGTTTCTTTCCGAAGACAAGATCTTCAAGCCCTCTTTTGATGTGAAG gatgCTCTGGAAGCTCTGAGAACTCCTAGGGGTTTTGAACAAAGAAACAGGAAACTGAGCACACCTCTCTCCGAAGTCATTGGCAGAAACTTGAAAGTGGCACTGGCAAGCAGCACAACTCATGCAGCAGCTCTTACTGCCAGCCCTCAGttggctgctgcacagccagaaGTG GAAGAAGAGCCCAAGCCTCTAGCTGGTGCTGTTATATATGTTAGTAAAAAACTTAGTAAGAGGCAAAGGGAGCTGAATGCAGTGGCAGCATCTCTTGGAGCAGACTACAG ATGGTGCTTTGATGAAACAGTAACACACTTCATCTATAAGGGCGGACAGAATGATAACAATAAGGAGTACAAATCTGTTAAAGAACGGGGTATACATATTGTTTCAGAACATTGGCTTTTAGAG AGTGCCCAAGAATGTAAACGGCTTCCTGAATCTCTTTTTCCTCACACTTACAATCCCAAAATGAGCCTGGACATCAGTGCAGCACAAGACATCaggctctcctcctcctcctttctttcaACTGGAAAACCAGCAGAGGAAAATGAG ATTATTCCAGAGGATGAAGATGATGTAACTACTGACCAAATAAAGGAAACAGTCACTGTAGGAGAAGAACAAATTGTAGCAAGTGAATCCAAAGGAG TTTTAACCCAAGCACTAGAAATGAGGGAGAACttccagaagcagctgcaggagctcatgTCTGCCACATCACTAGTGAAGCCACAAGGGCAAAGAGGATCCCTTTCAAGGAGCAGCTTTGATGGCTCTCCAGCCACTCCCGACAGCGCACGGTCTGTGCGAAATGGCCGCAGTAGGGTCTTGGAAGCTCTAAG GCAGTCCCGCCAGGCACTGGCAGATGTAAATACAGAGCCGTCCCAAAGCGAGCAGATCATTTGGGATGATCCTACTGCGAGGGAAGAGAGAGCAAGACTTGTCAGCAACCTTCAGTGGCCTAACAGTCCCTCTCAGTACCTTGAGCAAGGTCAGAGTAACACCAATAAGAACATGGATGAGTCTGCCCTCAAAGGATCGGTACCTGATGCAGAGATGGCTGGTATAG ATGTTCCTGAGGCTGGGCATGGAGATGTGACTGAAAGGCTGAAGAATCCCATATGTAGAGATCCCGAAACACCCGTTAAGGATAACTTGATCCCTACTCCACAGGCACCCAGCATTGCTTTCCCCCTGGCTAACCCTCCTGTGGCACCAGAGCCCAAAGAAAAG GTTGTTACTGAAGATAAGAAGGTTgatgaaaaaacagaaaaactccGTAAATTTCAGCTGTCTTCTCTTAATCCTCAAGAAAGAATTGATTACTGCCATCTGATTGAGAAATTAG GTGGAATAGTACTTGAGAAGCAGTACTTTGATGCGAGCTGCACGCACATTGTTGTGGGACATCCTCTTCGCAATGAGAAGTTCTTGGCCTCGATGGCGGCTGGCAAGTGGGTGCTTCACCGCTCCTACCTGGAGGCGTGCAGGGGAGCCGGCTGCTTTGTTCAG GAAGAAGACTATGAGTGGGGAAGTAACTCCATACTTAATGTTTTGTCTGGAATCAATGTAAACCAGAAGAAACTAGCAGTGGCAGCCATGaggtggaggaaaaaaattcataaaGGGAAGCAAGAAACAGGTGTTGTTGAG GGTGCTTTCAGTGGTTGGAAAGTGATCCTGAATGTTGATCAAACCAAGGAAGCAGGATTCAGGCGCCTTCTTCAGTCGGGAGGAGCAAAA GTGTTCTCTGGCCATTCTGCTTCTCTCTTTAAAGAAGCAACTCACCTCTTTGCTGACTTCAGCAAACTGAAGCCAGATGACTCCAGGGTGGAcgtggcagaggcagcagcccagggagtgAACTGCCTCAAACCCGAGTACATCGCTGACTACCTCATCcag GATCCACCTCCCCCAATGGAGTCTTACTGCTTGCCAGAAGCGGAGTCTTACCTTCAGAATAACTCAGATCTTGGAATTGGATCAtcccagaaaagaaaagcactggGAGAAATGAGCAGAGTCAAGCGATCCAGAATACACTAA
- the TOPBP1 gene encoding DNA topoisomerase 2-binding protein 1 isoform X2: MRSSKEPFLVKFIKSPGSSEYFSKALESIKEFQSEEHLQILEEKTVLNIKENDKSLYICDPFSGVGFSHLKKLGCRIVGPQVVLYCMQSQRCVPRAEHPVYNMTMADVTVSCTSLEKDVREEVHKYVQMMGGCVYRDLNVSVTHLIAGEVGSKKYLVAASLKKPILLPSWVKTLWDKSQQGMMRYTDVNMEDYACPVFLGCTICVTGLSSSDRKEVQRLTAEHGGQYTGQLKMNECTHLIVQEPKGQKYECAKKWNVHCVSVQWFSDSIKKGFCQDETMYKIEAGSKLSNAPSTSTPTNDTSKLPNHTFSDVSHISNIHLSGVNETACSSAMSSRLDPVSDELEDLDISSFQAAEDLLDGCRIYLCGFSGRKLDKMRRLINCGGGVRFNQLNEDVTHVIVGENNDELKHFLDKTAHRPHIVTAKWLLESFGKGYLCPVEHYIPLNYQLLENPILEQPGLKSVFPRKASLLKKDAVNIIKHQKTAEDDFLSQYADNYSALDEVEKLTSRTFSDVTNSTVQGENQPSFCNGSLAESSALAEGGLFFRKRFFLLGFSEEDESCLADIIKENAGEVLPLQSRIVADYAVVPLLGCTVKATVGDVVTNTWLITCVEQQALLDLQSNPLFTPVLVMEGATPLEDCVLSFSQFTGAERDSLAYLAELLGARVQEFFVRKASAKKGMFASTHLVVREPNGSKYEAAKKWNLPAVTVAWLLQSARTGKRADESKFLVENAEAEDTESFITQLSKTPATVKSPNFEQPIHILEAGKKGPVTPLDINRFQSKAFQAVISHHTGKTTPVAQGGPLQKEPSLNLDTPSKFLSEDKIFKPSFDVKDALEALRTPRGFEQRNRKLSTPLSEVIGRNLKVALASSTTHAAALTASPQLAAAQPEVEEEPKPLAGAVIYVSKKLSKRQRELNAVAASLGADYRWCFDETVTHFIYKGGQNDNNKEYKSVKERGIHIVSEHWLLESAQECKRLPESLFPHTYNPKMSLDISAAQDIRLSSSSFLSTGKPAEENEIIPEDEDDVTTDQIKETVTVGEEQIVASESKGVLTQALEMRENFQKQLQELMSATSLVKPQGQRGSLSRSSFDGSPATPDSARSVRNGRSRVLEALRQSRQALADVNTEPSQSEQIIWDDPTAREERARLVSNLQWPNSPSQYLEQGQSNTNKNMDESALKGSVPDAEMAGIDVPEAGHGDVTERLKNPICRDPETPVKDNLIPTPQAPSIAFPLANPPVAPEPKEKVVTEDKKVDEKTEKLRKFQLSSLNPQERIDYCHLIEKLGGIVLEKQYFDASCTHIVVGHPLRNEKFLASMAAGKWVLHRSYLEACRGAGCFVQAQDYEWGSNSILNVLSGINVNQKKLAVAAMRWRKKIHKGKQETGVVEGAFSGWKVILNVDQTKEAGFRRLLQSGGAKVFSGHSASLFKEATHLFADFSKLKPDDSRVDVAEAAAQGVNCLKPEYIADYLIQDPPPPMESYCLPEAESYLQNNSDLGIGSSQKRKALGEMSRVKRSRIH; this comes from the exons CTTGGCTGTAGGATTGTGGGACCACAGGTAGTTCTGTACTGCATGCAGTCGCAGCGGTGTGTCCCGAGAGCCGAGCATCCCGTGTACAACATGACCATGGCCGATGTCACAGTGTCCTGTACCAGCCTGGAGAAGGACGTGAGG GAAGAAGTTCATAAATATGTGCAAATGATGGGTGGATGTGTATACAGAGATCTCAACGTGTCAGTAACTCATCTTATAGCTGGAGAAGTTGGCAGCAAGAAATACTTGGTAGCTGCTTCCCTGAAGAAACCTATTTTGCTTCCCTCTTGGGTTAAGACTTTGTGGGATAAGTCTCAGCAAGG CATGATGAGGTACACTGATGTTAACATGGAAGACTATGCCTGTCCTGTGTTCCTTGGCTGCACGATTTGTGTCACTGGCTTAAGCAGCTCCGACAGGAAAGAAGTGCAGCGCCTCACTGCTGAGCACGGCGGGCAGTACACGGGGCAGCTCAAGATGAATGAATGCACTCACCTCATAGTGCAAGAGCCAAAAG GTCAGAAGTATGAATGTGCCAAAAAGTGGAATGTgcactgtgtgtctgtgcagtgGTTTTCTGACAGCATCAAGAAAGGCTTCTGTCAGGATGAGACAATGTATAAAATAGAGGCTGGATCAAAACTGAGTAATGCACCCAGTACATCAACACCTACAAATGACACCAGCAAGCTTCCCA atcaCACCTTTTCAGATgtcagccacatttccaatatCCATTTGAGTGGTGTTAATGAAACTGCATGTAGTTCAGCTATGAGCAGCAGACTGGATCCTGTTTCTGATGAGCTGGAAGACCTGGACATAAGTTCTTTTCAAGCTGCTGAAGATTTGCTAGATGGGTGTCGA ATCTATCTCTGCGGCTTCAGTGGCAGGAAGTTGGACAAGATGAGAAGGCTTATTAATTGCGGTGGTGGTGTTCGATTTAATCAACTTAATGAAGATGTTACTCATGTCATTGTGGGGGAAAATAATGATGAGCTGAAACACTTTTTGGACAAGACAGCTCACAG gcCTCATATAGTGACAGCAAAGTGGTTGCTGGAGTCATTTGGCAAAGGTTATCTGTGTCCAGTGGAGCACTATATCCCTCTAAACTACCAGCTGTTAGAGAATCCAATTTTAGAACAACCTGGACTGAAGTCAGTTTTTCCCAGAAAAGCCAGTCTCTTGAAGAAAGATGCTGTGAACATTATAAAACACCAGAAAACTGCTGAAGATGACTTCCTCTCTCAATATGCAGATAACTATTCTGCACTAG ATGAAGTTGAAAAACTAACATCCAGAACCTTCAGTGATGTTACTAACTCGACTGTCCAAGGAGAGAATCAGCCTTCTTTCTGTAATGGGTCTTTGGCAGAGTCTTCTGCACTGGCTGAAGGAGGCTTATTTTTCAGGAAGAGATTTTTTCTTCTGGGTTTTAGTGAAGAGGACGAATCCTGCCTTGCAGATATTATTAAGGAAAATGCTGGAGAAGTTCTGCCACTGCAAAGCAGAATTGTTGCAGACTATGCTGTGGTACCTTTGTTAGGGTGCACTGTGAAGGCAACTGTTGGTGATGTTGTCACAAATACATGGCTG ATAACGTGCGTGGAACAGCAGGCCCTTTTAGATCTCCAATCCAATCCACTTTTCACACCAGTCCTGGTAATGGAAGGAGCTACCCCTCTGGAAGATTGTGTTCTTTCTTTCAGCCAGTTCACGGGTGCAGAGAGAGACTCCCTTGCTTATCTGGCAGAACTGCTGGGAGCCAG AGTCCAAGAATTCTTTGTGCGGAAAGCCAGTGCGAAAAAAGGAATGTTTGCCAGCACCCATCTTGTGGTGAGAGAACCAAATGGCTCCAAGTATGAAGCTGCGAAGAAGTGGAATTTGCCAGCAGTCACTGTAGCTTGGCTTTTGCAGTCTGCAAGGACAGGAAAGAGGGCAGATGAAAGCAAGTTCTTGGTTGAAAATGCAGAGGCTGAAG acACAGAGAGTTTCATTACTCAGCTTAGCAAGACACCAGCGACTGTAAAATCTCCTAATTTTGAACAGCCTATTCATATTCTTGAAGCTGGAAAAAAAGGACCTGTGACCCCCCTTGATATCAACAGGTTTCAGAGTAAAGCTTTCCAAGCTGTAATCTCTCATCATACTGGGAAGACAACTCCTGTTGCACAAGGGGGACCACTTCAGAAAGAACCATCTTTAAATCTTGACACACCATCAAAGTTTCTTTCCGAAGACAAGATCTTCAAGCCCTCTTTTGATGTGAAG gatgCTCTGGAAGCTCTGAGAACTCCTAGGGGTTTTGAACAAAGAAACAGGAAACTGAGCACACCTCTCTCCGAAGTCATTGGCAGAAACTTGAAAGTGGCACTGGCAAGCAGCACAACTCATGCAGCAGCTCTTACTGCCAGCCCTCAGttggctgctgcacagccagaaGTG GAAGAAGAGCCCAAGCCTCTAGCTGGTGCTGTTATATATGTTAGTAAAAAACTTAGTAAGAGGCAAAGGGAGCTGAATGCAGTGGCAGCATCTCTTGGAGCAGACTACAG ATGGTGCTTTGATGAAACAGTAACACACTTCATCTATAAGGGCGGACAGAATGATAACAATAAGGAGTACAAATCTGTTAAAGAACGGGGTATACATATTGTTTCAGAACATTGGCTTTTAGAG AGTGCCCAAGAATGTAAACGGCTTCCTGAATCTCTTTTTCCTCACACTTACAATCCCAAAATGAGCCTGGACATCAGTGCAGCACAAGACATCaggctctcctcctcctcctttctttcaACTGGAAAACCAGCAGAGGAAAATGAG ATTATTCCAGAGGATGAAGATGATGTAACTACTGACCAAATAAAGGAAACAGTCACTGTAGGAGAAGAACAAATTGTAGCAAGTGAATCCAAAGGAG TTTTAACCCAAGCACTAGAAATGAGGGAGAACttccagaagcagctgcaggagctcatgTCTGCCACATCACTAGTGAAGCCACAAGGGCAAAGAGGATCCCTTTCAAGGAGCAGCTTTGATGGCTCTCCAGCCACTCCCGACAGCGCACGGTCTGTGCGAAATGGCCGCAGTAGGGTCTTGGAAGCTCTAAG GCAGTCCCGCCAGGCACTGGCAGATGTAAATACAGAGCCGTCCCAAAGCGAGCAGATCATTTGGGATGATCCTACTGCGAGGGAAGAGAGAGCAAGACTTGTCAGCAACCTTCAGTGGCCTAACAGTCCCTCTCAGTACCTTGAGCAAGGTCAGAGTAACACCAATAAGAACATGGATGAGTCTGCCCTCAAAGGATCGGTACCTGATGCAGAGATGGCTGGTATAG ATGTTCCTGAGGCTGGGCATGGAGATGTGACTGAAAGGCTGAAGAATCCCATATGTAGAGATCCCGAAACACCCGTTAAGGATAACTTGATCCCTACTCCACAGGCACCCAGCATTGCTTTCCCCCTGGCTAACCCTCCTGTGGCACCAGAGCCCAAAGAAAAG GTTGTTACTGAAGATAAGAAGGTTgatgaaaaaacagaaaaactccGTAAATTTCAGCTGTCTTCTCTTAATCCTCAAGAAAGAATTGATTACTGCCATCTGATTGAGAAATTAG GTGGAATAGTACTTGAGAAGCAGTACTTTGATGCGAGCTGCACGCACATTGTTGTGGGACATCCTCTTCGCAATGAGAAGTTCTTGGCCTCGATGGCGGCTGGCAAGTGGGTGCTTCACCGCTCCTACCTGGAGGCGTGCAGGGGAGCCGGCTGCTTTGTTCAGGCAC AAGACTATGAGTGGGGAAGTAACTCCATACTTAATGTTTTGTCTGGAATCAATGTAAACCAGAAGAAACTAGCAGTGGCAGCCATGaggtggaggaaaaaaattcataaaGGGAAGCAAGAAACAGGTGTTGTTGAG GGTGCTTTCAGTGGTTGGAAAGTGATCCTGAATGTTGATCAAACCAAGGAAGCAGGATTCAGGCGCCTTCTTCAGTCGGGAGGAGCAAAA GTGTTCTCTGGCCATTCTGCTTCTCTCTTTAAAGAAGCAACTCACCTCTTTGCTGACTTCAGCAAACTGAAGCCAGATGACTCCAGGGTGGAcgtggcagaggcagcagcccagggagtgAACTGCCTCAAACCCGAGTACATCGCTGACTACCTCATCcag GATCCACCTCCCCCAATGGAGTCTTACTGCTTGCCAGAAGCGGAGTCTTACCTTCAGAATAACTCAGATCTTGGAATTGGATCAtcccagaaaagaaaagcactggGAGAAATGAGCAGAGTCAAGCGATCCAGAATACACTAA